The Halopseudomonas sabulinigri genome window below encodes:
- a CDS encoding alpha/beta hydrolase, giving the protein MKPLARWLGLLPLLGLSSALAGNNDHAGWQSAQLAYSLQRDVHSEITGRSYRIFVSAPQVPAPAEGFPVVYLLDGNALFAPLAMQARGEDLRAARSGDTPVLIVGIGYPVDELYDLPARADDYTPPNRPGTANPPTRQSNASLFLRFIEEELKPLINARYPVDTAQQTLFGHSYGGLFTLYTLFNAPQSFQHYVAASPSIWWQQRSVLDALTGFEQRLKTQGGPRTLLLTVGDREQPSGPAQADDQRQQLVRQRQMISNVSALDARLQPLQQAGLSVQTRLLPGADHGDSAVLTSLEVLATARGTTAR; this is encoded by the coding sequence ATGAAGCCACTGGCGCGCTGGCTCGGCCTGCTGCCCTTGCTGGGTCTGAGCAGCGCACTGGCCGGCAACAATGATCACGCCGGCTGGCAATCGGCACAGCTGGCCTACAGCCTGCAACGCGACGTCCACTCGGAGATCACTGGCCGCAGCTACCGCATCTTTGTTTCGGCGCCACAGGTGCCGGCCCCGGCTGAGGGCTTTCCGGTGGTGTATCTGCTCGATGGCAATGCCCTTTTTGCACCGCTGGCCATGCAGGCACGCGGCGAGGATCTGCGCGCCGCGCGCAGCGGCGACACGCCGGTGCTGATTGTTGGCATCGGCTACCCGGTTGATGAACTCTACGACCTGCCTGCGCGCGCCGATGACTACACGCCGCCCAACCGCCCAGGCACCGCCAACCCGCCTACCCGCCAAAGCAACGCGAGCCTGTTTCTGCGTTTTATCGAGGAGGAACTGAAACCGCTCATCAACGCCCGATACCCCGTGGATACCGCGCAGCAGACTTTATTCGGCCATTCCTATGGTGGGCTTTTCACGCTGTATACGCTGTTCAACGCGCCACAGAGCTTCCAGCATTACGTGGCCGCCAGCCCGTCGATCTGGTGGCAACAGCGCAGCGTACTGGATGCACTCACAGGGTTTGAGCAGCGACTAAAGACGCAGGGCGGACCGCGCACGTTATTGCTGACCGTGGGTGATCGCGAGCAGCCCAGCGGACCGGCGCAAGCGGATGACCAGCGCCAGCAACTGGTACGCCAGCGCCAGATGATCAGCAACGTCTCCGCACTGGACGCCAGGCTGCAGCCGCTGCAGCAGGCCGGCCTGAGCGTGCAGACCAGGCTACTGCCGGGTGCCGATCATGGCGACAGCGCCGTCTTGACCAGTCTTGAGGTGCTGGCTACCGCACGCGGCACGACCGCGCGCTGA
- the selO gene encoding protein adenylyltransferase SelO gives MPLLSDLHFDNRFARLGDTFSTRVSPEPLSNPRLVVSSASALALLDLDADEAQSELFTELFAGHKIWSTAEPRAMVYSGHQFGAYNPKLGDGRGLLLGEVVNQAGEHWDLHLKGAGSTPYSRMGDGRAVLRSSIREFLASEALHALGIPTSRALCVTLGDNPVYREREERAAMLLRLSPSHIRFGHFEYFYYTRQHGALRQLLDFTLSSCYPECLGDPQPELAMYRQVLQRTAEMIAWWQAYGFCHGVMNTDNMSIMGITFDFGPYAFMDAFDIHHVCNHSDHEGRYAFHRQPAIAQWNLACLAQALTPFIEVDVLKAEIATFMPTFELHYLRLMRRRLGWGGSEEGDKALIEQLLQLMQDSGSDFNLSLRLLAEGKAQVRDHFVDRDAFDRWQRQHQQRQGSPKVQQDALLANPVYVPRNYLAQNAIAAAEQGDFSEVRKLHDLLATPYSARPDCADYAAAPPDWGRHLEISCSS, from the coding sequence TTGCCGCTGCTTTCAGACCTGCACTTCGACAATCGCTTTGCCCGTCTGGGCGACACCTTTTCGACGCGGGTCAGCCCCGAGCCCTTGAGCAACCCGCGGCTGGTGGTCAGTAGCGCGAGTGCCCTGGCCTTGCTTGACCTGGACGCGGACGAAGCACAGAGCGAACTCTTCACCGAGCTGTTTGCCGGCCACAAGATCTGGAGCACGGCCGAGCCGCGCGCCATGGTGTACTCCGGCCATCAGTTTGGCGCGTATAACCCCAAGCTGGGCGATGGCCGCGGCCTGCTGCTGGGCGAAGTGGTCAATCAGGCCGGCGAGCACTGGGACCTTCACCTGAAGGGTGCCGGCAGCACACCCTATTCGCGCATGGGCGATGGCCGAGCCGTATTGCGTTCCTCGATTCGCGAGTTTCTCGCCTCAGAAGCGCTGCACGCTCTGGGTATCCCGACCAGTCGAGCGCTCTGTGTCACCCTGGGAGACAACCCGGTCTATCGCGAGCGGGAAGAGCGCGCCGCCATGCTGCTGCGCCTGTCACCATCACACATCCGCTTCGGGCATTTCGAGTACTTCTATTACACCCGTCAGCACGGCGCCCTGCGCCAGCTGCTGGATTTCACCCTGAGCAGCTGCTATCCCGAGTGCCTCGGCGACCCACAACCCGAACTGGCCATGTATCGGCAGGTCTTGCAGCGCACGGCCGAGATGATCGCCTGGTGGCAGGCCTACGGTTTCTGTCATGGCGTGATGAACACCGACAACATGTCGATTATGGGCATCACCTTCGACTTTGGCCCCTATGCCTTCATGGATGCCTTTGACATCCATCACGTCTGTAACCATTCCGATCACGAAGGCCGCTACGCCTTCCATCGTCAGCCCGCCATCGCGCAGTGGAACCTGGCCTGCCTGGCGCAGGCGCTGACGCCCTTTATCGAGGTTGATGTATTAAAAGCTGAAATAGCCACCTTTATGCCAACATTCGAGCTGCACTATCTGCGCCTGATGCGCCGCCGTCTTGGCTGGGGAGGCAGTGAAGAAGGTGACAAGGCGCTGATCGAGCAGTTGCTGCAACTGATGCAGGACAGCGGCAGCGACTTCAACCTCAGCTTGCGGTTGCTGGCCGAGGGCAAGGCCCAGGTGCGCGATCACTTCGTTGACCGTGACGCCTTTGACCGCTGGCAACGGCAGCACCAGCAACGCCAGGGTAGCCCCAAGGTGCAACAGGACGCCCTCCTGGCCAACCCGGTCTACGTGCCGCGCAACTATTTAGCGCAAAACGCGATCGCCGCCGCCGAGCAGGGCGACTTCAGCGAAGTACGCAAACTGCATGACCTGCTGGCAACGCCGTACAGCGCGCGCCCGGACTGCGCCGACTATGCCGCCGCACCGCCGGACTGGGGCCGCCACCTGGAGATCAGCTGCTCGTCTTGA
- a CDS encoding acyl-CoA dehydrogenase C-terminal domain-containing protein — MPEYNAPLRDMHFVMDEVLDFAAGYEAYGLEDASPDLVNAILEEGAKFTRDVLSPLNRTGDEEGCHIDNGVVTTPQGFKEAYRQYVDNGWGSMTGPAEYGGQGLPFSLGLIISEMVASANYAFSMYPGLSHGCSAAISAHGTQEQKDQYLSKLIPGEWTGTMCLTEPHCGTDLGLIKTRAVPEADGSYKITGTKIFISCGEHDMAENIVHLVLAKLPDAPAGTKGISLFIVPKFVLDANGEKGERNSLICGSLEHKMGIKASATCVMNFDDATGYLIGEANKGLNCMFTMMNHARLGTGMQGLCHGEASYQSALAYAKDRLQMRALSGPAAPEKAADPIIVHPDVRRMLLTMKAFNEGNRALTYYTAQLLDKAHYAKDADERASAEAQLAFLTPICKAFMTETGLEATSLGMQVFGGHGYIREWGQEQQMRDCRIAPIYEGTNGIQALDLLGRKVLGSQGKLLTAFTKQVHKFCQANEGNSQFSAEVAKLNQLNAQWGEITQRIAGRAMQNREEVGASSMDFLMFSGYVIHAFMWLKMAMVAQQKLDAGTSEEDFYKAKLATQNFYFKRLLPRAQAHVEALDAGADSLMEMTAEQF, encoded by the coding sequence ATGCCCGAATACAACGCCCCCTTGCGTGACATGCACTTCGTGATGGATGAAGTGCTCGACTTTGCCGCTGGCTATGAAGCTTATGGGCTGGAAGATGCCTCGCCGGATCTGGTCAATGCCATTCTGGAAGAAGGCGCCAAGTTCACCCGCGATGTGCTGTCACCCCTGAATCGCACCGGCGACGAAGAAGGCTGCCATATCGATAACGGTGTGGTGACCACGCCCCAGGGTTTCAAGGAAGCCTACCGCCAGTATGTGGACAACGGCTGGGGCTCTATGACCGGGCCGGCAGAGTACGGCGGTCAGGGTTTGCCGTTCTCGCTGGGTTTGATTATCAGCGAAATGGTTGCCTCTGCGAACTATGCCTTCAGCATGTATCCTGGCCTGTCGCACGGCTGCTCCGCGGCTATCAGTGCCCACGGTACTCAGGAGCAGAAAGACCAGTACCTCAGCAAGCTGATCCCCGGTGAATGGACTGGCACCATGTGCCTGACCGAGCCGCATTGCGGTACCGACCTGGGCCTGATCAAGACCCGTGCCGTGCCGGAAGCGGATGGCAGTTACAAGATTACCGGCACCAAGATCTTCATTTCCTGCGGTGAGCACGACATGGCCGAGAACATCGTCCATCTGGTGCTGGCCAAGCTGCCCGACGCGCCTGCCGGCACCAAGGGTATCTCACTGTTCATCGTGCCCAAGTTCGTGCTGGACGCCAACGGCGAAAAGGGCGAGCGCAACAGCCTGATCTGTGGCTCGCTGGAGCACAAGATGGGTATCAAGGCCTCGGCCACCTGCGTAATGAACTTTGACGATGCCACCGGTTACCTGATCGGCGAGGCCAACAAAGGTTTGAACTGCATGTTCACCATGATGAACCACGCGCGCCTGGGTACCGGTATGCAGGGTCTGTGTCACGGTGAAGCCTCTTACCAGTCGGCTCTGGCTTACGCCAAGGACCGTCTGCAGATGCGTGCGTTGAGTGGCCCGGCGGCGCCTGAAAAGGCTGCTGATCCGATCATCGTGCACCCGGATGTACGCCGCATGCTGTTGACCATGAAAGCCTTTAACGAAGGCAACCGGGCGCTGACTTACTACACCGCCCAGTTGCTGGATAAGGCGCATTACGCCAAGGATGCAGACGAGCGGGCCAGTGCTGAAGCTCAGTTGGCCTTCCTCACGCCCATTTGCAAGGCCTTTATGACTGAAACCGGTCTTGAAGCCACCAGCCTGGGCATGCAGGTGTTTGGCGGCCACGGTTACATTCGCGAGTGGGGCCAGGAACAACAGATGCGTGACTGCCGCATTGCCCCTATTTATGAAGGCACCAACGGTATTCAGGCGCTTGACCTGCTGGGCCGTAAAGTTCTGGGTAGCCAGGGCAAGCTGTTGACCGCCTTCACCAAACAGGTTCACAAGTTCTGTCAGGCCAACGAAGGCAACAGCCAGTTCTCCGCCGAAGTGGCCAAGCTGAACCAGTTGAATGCGCAGTGGGGCGAGATCACACAGCGTATCGCTGGCCGTGCCATGCAGAACCGCGAAGAAGTGGGCGCCAGCTCGATGGACTTCCTGATGTTCTCCGGTTACGTCATCCATGCCTTTATGTGGCTGAAGATGGCCATGGTCGCTCAGCAGAAGCTGGATGCCGGCACTTCGGAAGAAGACTTCTACAAGGCCAAACTGGCTACCCAGAACTTCTACTTCAAGCGTCTGCTGCCGCGTGCGCAGGCGCACGTAGAAGCGCTGGATGCGGGTGCCGACAGCCTGATGGAAATGACGGCCGAGCAGTTCTAA
- a CDS encoding acyl-CoA dehydrogenase C-terminal domain-containing protein — MADYKAPLRDIRFVLNEVFDADTLWQSLPGLDGAIDAETADAMLEEAGKITSNTIAPLNRSGDEEGAQWNDTVVTTPAGFKEAFKTYAEGGWVGLGGNPEYGGLGMPKTLGVQVEEMVYGANNSFALYPALTAGCCLALDAHGSEELKQAYLPNMYAGVWSGTMCLTEPHCGTDLGIIRTKAVPEADGSYLVSGTKIFITGGEHDLTENIIHLVLAKLPDAPAGPKGISLFLVPKFLVNDDGSLGERNPVTCGSIEHKMGIKGSATCVMNFDSARGYLVGEVNKGLNAMFTMMNYERLSIGIQGIGCSEASYQSAVDYARERIQSRAPTGAVQPEKAADPIIVHPDVRRMLLTIKAMTEGSRAFSTYVGMQLDISKYADEPEAKKKGEDLVALLTPVAKAFFTDVGFENCVHGQQVFGGHGYIREWGQEQLVRDARIAQIYEGTNGIQALDLMGRKTVANGGAFFKVFAEEVRGFVADNGGDELAEFVQPLGKALSNLEALTAEVIERSQSNPNEVGAASVEYLHVFGYTAYAYMWAKMAKVALAKIGADETGFYSAKLGTARFFVKRLLPRIHSLSESVRAGSEPLFELDASQF; from the coding sequence ATGGCCGATTACAAAGCCCCCCTGCGCGACATCCGCTTCGTACTCAATGAGGTATTCGACGCCGATACACTCTGGCAGAGCCTGCCGGGTCTGGATGGCGCCATTGATGCGGAAACCGCCGATGCGATGCTGGAAGAAGCCGGCAAGATCACCTCCAATACCATCGCACCGCTGAACCGCAGTGGCGATGAAGAGGGCGCACAGTGGAACGACACTGTGGTCACCACGCCCGCGGGCTTCAAGGAAGCCTTCAAGACCTACGCCGAGGGCGGCTGGGTTGGACTGGGCGGCAACCCCGAGTACGGCGGATTGGGCATGCCCAAGACGCTGGGCGTGCAGGTTGAAGAAATGGTCTACGGCGCCAACAACAGTTTCGCCCTTTATCCCGCGCTGACCGCCGGCTGCTGTCTCGCGCTGGACGCTCACGGCAGTGAAGAGCTCAAGCAGGCCTATCTGCCCAACATGTACGCGGGCGTCTGGTCCGGCACCATGTGTTTGACCGAGCCGCATTGCGGCACCGATCTGGGTATTATCCGCACCAAGGCCGTACCTGAGGCCGACGGTAGCTATCTGGTCAGCGGTACCAAGATCTTCATCACCGGCGGTGAGCACGACCTGACCGAGAACATCATTCACCTGGTGCTGGCCAAACTGCCCGACGCGCCGGCTGGCCCCAAGGGGATTTCACTGTTTTTGGTGCCCAAGTTCTTGGTCAACGACGATGGCTCGCTGGGTGAGCGTAACCCGGTTACCTGTGGCTCGATTGAGCACAAAATGGGCATCAAGGGCTCGGCCACCTGTGTGATGAACTTTGATTCCGCGCGCGGCTACTTGGTGGGTGAGGTGAACAAGGGCCTCAACGCCATGTTCACCATGATGAACTACGAGCGCCTGTCGATCGGTATTCAAGGCATCGGTTGCTCTGAAGCCTCCTACCAGAGCGCGGTGGATTACGCCCGCGAGCGTATTCAGAGCCGTGCACCAACCGGCGCCGTGCAGCCCGAAAAGGCCGCCGATCCCATCATCGTGCACCCCGATGTGCGGCGCATGCTGCTGACCATCAAGGCGATGACCGAAGGTAGCCGCGCGTTTTCTACCTACGTGGGCATGCAACTGGATATCAGCAAGTACGCTGACGAGCCGGAGGCCAAGAAAAAAGGTGAAGACCTGGTTGCCCTGCTGACGCCGGTCGCCAAGGCGTTCTTCACCGACGTTGGCTTCGAGAACTGTGTGCACGGCCAGCAGGTCTTCGGTGGCCACGGTTACATCCGTGAGTGGGGGCAGGAGCAACTGGTGCGCGACGCCCGTATCGCGCAGATCTATGAAGGCACCAACGGCATTCAGGCGCTGGACCTGATGGGCCGCAAAACCGTTGCTAACGGTGGCGCGTTCTTCAAGGTATTTGCCGAGGAGGTGCGTGGGTTTGTGGCAGACAACGGCGGCGACGAGCTGGCCGAGTTTGTGCAGCCGCTGGGCAAGGCGCTGAGCAACCTGGAGGCACTGACCGCGGAAGTGATCGAGCGCAGCCAGAGCAATCCGAACGAAGTGGGCGCTGCCTCTGTCGAGTACCTGCATGTATTTGGCTACACCGCGTATGCCTATATGTGGGCGAAGATGGCTAAGGTAGCCCTGGCCAAGATTGGTGCGGATGAGACCGGTTTCTACAGTGCCAAGCTGGGCACCGCGCGTTTCTTCGTCAAGCGTCTGTTGCCGCGTATCCACTCGCTGAGCGAGTCAGTACGTGCCGGCAGTGAGCCGCTGTTCGAACTGGACGCGTCGCAGTTTTGA
- a CDS encoding TauD/TfdA dioxygenase family protein yields MPEFFYTHAGNNQARASAYFRVSPVAGSLGADIHDIDLNNLNEPGQAALRQALMDHGVLFIRDQQLSVEQLEAVTQRFGEFGVEPYVKPMPDHPHVVHVVKEASEQTPIVFGGAWHSDWSFQERPPAFTLLYGKDVPPSGGDTLFNNMYLACEWLSDTLRDTLRGLDGVHSPEFGYGPNAKHNAGLESMKIVYGESVEKDVRRHPLITRHPETGREVLFANPVYTLGIAGMKAEESRPLLDYLFSVATAPAFTCRMRWTPGTLAIWDNRCVWHQPVSDYFGARREMFRTTVVGEKPTRGSAK; encoded by the coding sequence ATGCCTGAATTCTTCTACACTCACGCCGGCAACAACCAAGCGCGCGCCAGCGCGTATTTTCGCGTCAGTCCGGTCGCCGGTTCCCTCGGTGCCGACATCCACGACATCGACCTGAACAACCTCAACGAACCCGGCCAGGCCGCGCTGCGCCAGGCGCTGATGGATCACGGCGTACTGTTCATTCGCGACCAGCAGCTCAGCGTTGAGCAACTGGAAGCGGTAACCCAGCGCTTTGGCGAGTTTGGTGTCGAGCCCTACGTCAAACCTATGCCCGATCACCCGCACGTGGTGCACGTGGTGAAGGAGGCCAGCGAGCAGACGCCCATCGTGTTTGGCGGCGCCTGGCACTCCGACTGGTCGTTTCAGGAGCGCCCACCCGCCTTCACCCTGCTCTATGGCAAGGATGTCCCGCCCAGCGGCGGCGACACCCTGTTCAACAATATGTATCTGGCCTGCGAGTGGCTGTCCGACACCCTGCGCGATACCTTGCGCGGGCTCGATGGCGTGCATAGCCCCGAGTTTGGTTATGGCCCCAACGCCAAGCACAATGCCGGCTTGGAGAGCATGAAAATTGTTTATGGCGAAAGCGTGGAGAAGGATGTGCGCCGCCATCCGCTGATTACCCGCCATCCGGAAACCGGCCGTGAAGTACTGTTCGCCAACCCGGTGTATACCCTGGGCATCGCTGGCATGAAGGCCGAAGAGTCCCGTCCACTGCTGGATTATCTGTTCAGCGTGGCCACCGCACCGGCCTTCACTTGCCGTATGCGCTGGACGCCCGGCACCCTGGCCATCTGGGACAACCGCTGCGTCTGGCATCAGCCGGTATCCGATTATTTTGGCGCGCGCCGCGAGATGTTTCGCACTACAGTAGTCGGCGAAAAACCGACCCGAGGGAGCGCCAAATGA
- a CDS encoding AraC family transcriptional regulator — MNWRERRDSTNVHYLLVTSDQLGIAHETCLQASGISPAGLQAGDSIELWQELAVVRNLVTACPKPGLGLLLGEHYHLTSLGLLGYTMLASRSLADALEVSSRFRALSLSICPVSLQPDPEGVYLTLDQSVLPADARATVIERGLGAWLRVFSELLQRPFVPLKVELNLSQPASLARYREYFGCSVDLQAGRNAMLIAEADLHAPLPLANSMTQAACASLCQQLCASAEEVHTPLARQVMQALLSHTGGSLGAVEVAGLLGLSERSLHRRLALEGHAFRLLDARVRCNLAEQLLRDTDLRLDAIAQQLGYTEAASFSRAFKRWSGTSPAHWRRQQRFSLATGGASLLT; from the coding sequence ATGAACTGGCGCGAGCGCCGTGACAGCACCAACGTGCACTACCTGCTGGTGACCTCCGATCAGCTGGGGATCGCTCACGAGACTTGCCTGCAGGCCAGCGGTATCAGCCCGGCAGGGTTGCAGGCGGGCGATAGCATAGAGCTGTGGCAAGAACTGGCGGTGGTTCGCAATCTGGTGACCGCTTGCCCGAAGCCGGGGCTGGGGCTGCTGTTGGGCGAGCACTATCACCTCACCAGCCTCGGCTTGCTGGGTTACACCATGCTGGCCAGCCGTTCGTTGGCCGACGCGCTGGAGGTCAGCAGTCGTTTTCGTGCGCTGTCGTTATCGATCTGTCCGGTCAGCCTGCAGCCAGACCCCGAGGGCGTGTACCTCACGCTGGATCAGAGTGTGCTGCCAGCGGATGCGCGAGCTACCGTCATCGAGCGTGGCCTGGGCGCCTGGTTACGGGTGTTCAGCGAGCTGCTGCAGCGCCCTTTTGTGCCGTTGAAAGTCGAGTTGAACCTGAGCCAGCCGGCTAGTCTGGCACGCTATCGCGAGTACTTCGGGTGCAGCGTTGATCTGCAGGCCGGACGCAACGCCATGTTGATCGCTGAAGCCGATCTGCACGCGCCGCTGCCGCTGGCCAACAGCATGACCCAAGCCGCCTGCGCCAGCTTGTGCCAGCAGTTGTGTGCCAGCGCCGAGGAGGTCCATACGCCGCTGGCGCGCCAGGTCATGCAGGCGTTGCTGAGTCATACCGGCGGTAGTCTGGGCGCGGTCGAGGTCGCCGGATTGCTGGGGCTGTCCGAGCGCAGCCTGCACCGGCGCCTGGCGTTGGAAGGGCATGCTTTTCGGCTGCTCGACGCCCGCGTGCGCTGCAATCTGGCCGAGCAGCTGCTGCGTGATACCGATCTGCGGCTTGATGCCATTGCCCAGCAATTGGGCTACACCGAAGCGGCCAGTTTCTCGCGGGCCTTCAAGCGCTGGAGCGGCACGTCGCCCGCGCATTGGCGAAGGCAGCAGCGTTTTTCGCTCGCGACTGGCGGTGCGAGCCTACTGACTTAG
- a CDS encoding DUF2218 domain-containing protein, which yields MMRFQGQADTASAALYMNKLCKHFAHKVAVKVDQQQAQADFPFGHCTMLATHQQLQFDCTAADLKAAIQLRFVLDDHLQRFARREALRIEWDAQALPPLSAAEPTEEPSA from the coding sequence ATGATGCGTTTTCAGGGACAGGCCGACACTGCGTCGGCCGCACTTTACATGAACAAGCTGTGCAAGCACTTTGCGCACAAGGTCGCGGTCAAGGTTGATCAGCAGCAGGCGCAGGCCGACTTTCCGTTCGGCCACTGCACCATGCTCGCCACCCACCAGCAATTACAATTCGACTGCACGGCAGCCGACCTCAAGGCCGCCATACAACTGCGCTTTGTGCTCGATGACCATCTGCAACGCTTTGCCCGCCGCGAAGCACTGCGCATTGAGTGGGACGCGCAGGCGCTGCCTCCCCTATCGGCAGCTGAGCCAACTGAGGAGCCATCCGCATGA
- a CDS encoding YegP family protein: MAGWYELSRSTDGQFRFVLKAGNAETILTSELYKTRASADNGIASVQKNCSDDARFERKEAKNGKHYFNLKAANHQIIGTSQMYAAARNCETGIESVKNNGVSTVIKDKTAD; encoded by the coding sequence ATGGCTGGATGGTACGAGTTGAGCAGAAGTACGGACGGGCAGTTCCGCTTTGTTCTCAAGGCGGGCAATGCAGAAACCATTCTCACCAGCGAGTTATACAAGACCCGCGCCAGCGCCGACAACGGCATTGCCTCGGTGCAGAAAAACTGCAGTGACGATGCACGTTTTGAACGCAAGGAAGCCAAGAACGGCAAGCACTATTTCAACCTCAAGGCGGCCAATCACCAGATCATCGGCACCAGCCAGATGTACGCGGCGGCGCGCAACTGTGAAACTGGCATCGAGTCGGTCAAGAACAATGGCGTGAGCACCGTGATCAAGGACAAGACCGCCGACTGA
- a CDS encoding 2-keto-4-pentenoate hydratase, whose product MTTTSQAVEAARLLLQARADKTPCASIVERCQIDDLTQAYAAQRQWQQLSLARGDRIAGYKLGVSNPKAQAALGLNGPLQGVLLASAQRQAGATLSYADFLAPRAEIEVAMVFAEALSDPELDRSQLVAALHAIVPALEICDSAIAGWPKTLFDAVADNLSSGGYLLGEPQRNSTGIDVSALTATLEINGEQVAEGNTGSAMGDPIDACLWLVRDLLRKGGGIKAGDIILTGALTGLHPIAAGDQLTLRMGELGEVSCRFEA is encoded by the coding sequence ATGACCACCACCAGCCAAGCTGTTGAAGCCGCCCGACTGCTACTGCAAGCCCGTGCCGATAAAACCCCCTGCGCCTCTATCGTGGAACGCTGTCAGATTGACGATCTGACGCAAGCCTACGCCGCACAAAGACAGTGGCAGCAGCTCAGCCTGGCGCGTGGTGATCGCATCGCCGGCTACAAGCTGGGCGTCAGTAACCCCAAGGCACAAGCTGCGCTGGGGCTCAACGGGCCGCTGCAGGGTGTATTGCTGGCCAGCGCGCAGCGTCAGGCTGGCGCGACCCTGTCCTATGCCGACTTTCTCGCGCCGCGTGCGGAGATTGAAGTGGCGATGGTCTTTGCCGAAGCGCTGAGCGACCCCGAGCTGGACCGCAGCCAACTGGTCGCAGCACTGCACGCGATAGTACCGGCACTGGAGATCTGCGATTCCGCCATCGCCGGCTGGCCGAAAACGCTGTTCGACGCGGTGGCCGACAATTTGTCGTCCGGCGGTTACCTGCTGGGCGAGCCGCAACGCAATTCGACCGGTATCGATGTCAGCGCCCTGACCGCCACCCTGGAAATCAATGGTGAGCAGGTAGCCGAGGGCAATACTGGCAGCGCCATGGGTGATCCGATCGACGCCTGCTTATGGCTGGTGCGTGATCTGTTGCGCAAAGGCGGCGGCATCAAGGCCGGCGATATCATCCTGACCGGCGCGTTGACCGGGCTACACCCGATTGCAGCCGGTGATCAATTGACGTTGCGCATGGGCGAGCTGGGTGAGGTGAGCTGTCGCTTTGAGGCTTGA